From the Priestia koreensis genome, one window contains:
- the rpsO gene encoding 30S ribosomal protein S15, producing MAITQERKNELIAEYKTHESDTGSPEVQIAILTEQINNLNEHLRTHKKDHHSRRGLLKMVGKRRNLQTYLRNKDITRYRELINKLGLRR from the coding sequence ATGGCTATCACACAAGAGCGTAAAAATGAACTAATCGCTGAGTATAAAACTCATGAAAGCGACACTGGTTCTCCAGAGGTACAAATTGCTATCCTTACTGAGCAAATTAACAACCTAAACGAACATTTACGTACACACAAAAAAGATCATCATTCACGTCGTGGTCTTTTAAAGATGGTTGGTAAACGTCGTAACTTACAAACTTATCTTCGTAACAAAGATATCACTCGTTACCGTGAGTTAATCAACAAACTTGGTTTACGTCGATAA
- the ribF gene encoding bifunctional riboflavin kinase/FAD synthetase translates to MEVIEIQHPHHFQQDAMPQAVMALGYFDGVHLGHQEVIKMAKKKADEKGIKSAVMTFDPHPSVVLGRNVQHVDMITPLQQKIEIIEELGIDRLYLVHFDLAFANLLPQEFVDQYIIGLHIKHVVAGFDYSYGKMGKGTMETLPFHSRNQFTQTVIDKLTLGEEKISSTFIRKCLKEGNVDALSDLLGREYSIKGHVVHGDKRGRQIGFPTANVESDDAYLIPSTGVYAVEAHVLGQWYQGVCNVGYKPTFNKESDGKPTIEVHLFQFDEQVYDQPMEVRFYQKLRGEQKFNGIESLVAQIEKDKQEAIRYFNKK, encoded by the coding sequence GTGGAAGTAATTGAAATTCAACATCCGCACCATTTTCAGCAAGACGCAATGCCACAAGCCGTAATGGCACTCGGTTATTTTGATGGCGTGCACTTAGGACATCAAGAAGTAATTAAAATGGCGAAGAAAAAAGCTGATGAGAAGGGAATCAAAAGTGCGGTCATGACCTTTGACCCGCATCCATCGGTCGTGCTTGGTAGAAATGTTCAGCACGTCGACATGATCACTCCTCTGCAGCAAAAAATAGAAATCATTGAAGAGCTTGGAATTGATCGACTGTATTTAGTGCATTTTGATCTTGCTTTTGCCAACCTGCTTCCGCAGGAGTTTGTCGATCAGTACATTATCGGATTACATATCAAACATGTAGTAGCAGGCTTTGATTATTCGTATGGAAAAATGGGAAAAGGGACGATGGAAACTTTACCCTTTCATTCGAGAAATCAATTCACGCAAACAGTTATTGATAAGCTAACGTTAGGCGAAGAGAAAATTAGCTCTACCTTTATTAGGAAGTGTTTAAAAGAAGGGAATGTAGACGCATTGTCGGATTTATTAGGAAGAGAATATTCAATTAAAGGTCATGTTGTTCACGGTGATAAAAGGGGCAGACAAATTGGTTTCCCAACCGCAAACGTAGAGTCAGATGACGCTTACCTGATTCCATCGACAGGCGTGTATGCAGTAGAAGCACATGTTCTAGGGCAATGGTACCAAGGCGTATGCAACGTCGGCTACAAGCCAACGTTTAATAAAGAGTCAGATGGAAAACCTACGATCGAAGTTCATTTATTTCAATTTGATGAGCAAGTGTACGATCAGCCAATGGAGGTTCGTTTCTATCAAAAGCTCCGCGGCGAGCAGAAATTCAATGGCATTGAGTCTCTAGTAGCTCAAATTGAAAAGGATAAACAAGAGGCGATTCGCTATTTTAATAAGAAATAA
- the truB gene encoding tRNA pseudouridine(55) synthase TruB yields the protein MDGILVLNKPKGLTSHDCVFKIRKILRTKKVGHTGTLDPDVTGVLPICIGRGTKVVEYLTNHSKTYEGEVTLGLSTTTEDASGETVEEKKVTHTFSRKQVLDVLESLTGTIQQTPPMYSAVKVNGKKLYEYARAGIEVERPSRDITIHELTLLDEREEFSGETISFRFRVHCSKGTYVRTLAVMMGERLGYPAHMSDLIRTASGEFTLQDCLTFEQIEQAMEEGTIQDHLLPIEKALNHLPKWVISDTLAEKVKNGAVLAKPDEITDAEQLIRVMDETGQVLAIYQVHPTKEDKIKPVKVLAIHTED from the coding sequence ATGGACGGCATCTTAGTTTTAAATAAACCAAAAGGTCTTACCTCACATGATTGTGTGTTTAAAATCAGAAAAATTTTACGAACGAAAAAAGTAGGTCATACGGGCACGTTAGATCCTGATGTAACAGGCGTACTACCGATCTGTATTGGGCGTGGAACGAAGGTTGTGGAATATTTGACGAACCACTCTAAAACCTACGAAGGAGAAGTCACGCTAGGTCTCTCAACGACAACGGAAGATGCTTCAGGAGAAACCGTGGAGGAGAAAAAGGTTACTCATACGTTCTCTCGCAAGCAGGTACTAGACGTACTTGAATCTCTTACAGGAACGATTCAGCAAACGCCGCCGATGTATTCCGCTGTAAAAGTAAATGGTAAAAAGCTTTACGAATACGCACGTGCAGGAATTGAAGTAGAACGACCAAGTCGTGACATTACGATTCATGAGCTTACCCTTTTAGATGAACGAGAAGAGTTCTCCGGTGAAACGATCTCCTTCCGATTCCGCGTTCACTGTAGCAAAGGGACTTACGTTCGAACTCTTGCCGTTATGATGGGTGAACGTCTAGGCTATCCTGCTCATATGTCAGACCTTATCCGTACAGCCTCAGGTGAATTCACACTGCAGGATTGCTTAACGTTTGAGCAAATTGAGCAGGCTATGGAAGAAGGCACCATTCAAGATCATTTACTACCCATTGAGAAGGCGCTCAATCATTTGCCGAAATGGGTAATTAGTGATACATTAGCAGAGAAAGTGAAAAATGGCGCTGTTCTTGCAAAACCAGATGAAATAACAGATGCCGAACAACTGATCCGAGTAATGGATGAAACGGGACAAGTTCTTGCGATTTATCAAGTTCATCCAACGAAAGAGGATAAAATCAAGCCTGTAAAAGTATTAGCAATTCATACCGAAGATTGA
- the rbfA gene encoding 30S ribosome-binding factor RbfA, with product MKLRANRVGEQMKKELGDIIGRKIKDPRIGFVTVTDVQVTGDLQQATVFISVLGDAEQRENTLKGLAKAKGFIRSEIGQRIRLRKTPEITFEFDESIDYGNRIETLLHEIKKDDHEE from the coding sequence ATGAAACTACGTGCAAACCGTGTGGGCGAGCAAATGAAAAAAGAACTAGGTGACATCATTGGCCGCAAAATTAAGGACCCACGCATTGGCTTCGTGACAGTAACAGATGTTCAAGTAACGGGGGACCTGCAGCAGGCAACAGTCTTTATTTCAGTGCTTGGTGACGCAGAACAACGTGAGAATACGTTAAAAGGACTAGCAAAGGCGAAAGGATTTATTCGCTCTGAAATTGGTCAGCGTATTCGCTTACGTAAAACCCCAGAAATTACGTTTGAATTTGATGAATCCATTGATTATGGAAATCGCATTGAAACGTTACTGCACGAAATTAAAAAAGACGATCACGAAGAGTAA
- a CDS encoding DUF503 domain-containing protein: MIGYVECECIIYDAQSLKDKRSVLQRITTRVKQRYNVSISEIDFQDQWQRTKFGIAAISSNSTVTEKELNRVLEMIDSFPEIERTLTSFDWL, encoded by the coding sequence ATGATTGGATACGTCGAATGTGAATGTATCATTTATGACGCACAGTCCTTAAAGGATAAGCGGTCTGTCTTACAGCGCATTACGACAAGGGTGAAACAGCGTTATAATGTATCCATTTCAGAAATCGATTTTCAGGATCAATGGCAGCGAACCAAGTTTGGAATTGCTGCCATTTCCTCCAATTCAACGGTGACAGAAAAAGAACTGAACCGTGTTCTTGAAATGATAGATTCCTTTCCAGAAATTGAACGTACGCTTACGTCGTTTGATTGGCTATAG
- the infB gene encoding translation initiation factor IF-2, translated as MSKIRVYEYAKKHNVSSKDVITKLKNMRIDVSNHMTALEESAVKRLDELFAKKQPKETVQESASSVPSNKNKDYEEDEYISVNKDKSSNKNQQTKKNNQPTKNKRNNTKPAAQKPPVAPKKKELPEKITFAGSLTVTELGKKLGKEPSEIIKKLFLLGVMATINQELDKDAIELIAGEYGVEVEEEVIIDETEFETLDVEDDAADLVERPAVVTIMGHVDHGKTTLLDSIRNSKVTAGEAGGITQHIGAYQIEANNKKITFLDTPGHAAFTTMRARGAQVTDITILVVAADDGVMPQTIEAINHAKAAEVPIIVAVNKMDKEAANPDRVMQELTEYGLVSEDWGGDTIFCYLSALSGDGIDNLLEMILLVSEVEEYKANPSRRALGTVIEAELDKGRGSVATLLVQNGTLRVGDPIVVGNTFGRVRAMVNDLGRRVKEALPSTPVEITGLNEVPLAGDRFMVFEDEKKARQVGEARAQKQLEAQRGEKSRVSLEDLFEQIKQGEVKDINIIVKADVQGSVEAMAASLQKIEVEGVKVKIIHTGVGAITESDIILASASNAIVIGFNVRPDVNAKRVAEAENVDVRLHRIIYKAIEEIEAAMKGMLDPEYEEKIIGQMEVRQTFKVSKVGTIAGSYVTDGKVTRDSGIRLIRDGIVIFEGEIDALKRFKDDVKEVAQGYECGVTIKNFNDVKEGDVIEAYVMEEITRQ; from the coding sequence TTGAGCAAAATTCGTGTATATGAGTATGCTAAGAAACATAATGTTTCAAGTAAAGATGTCATTACGAAATTGAAAAATATGCGTATTGATGTTTCTAATCATATGACAGCTTTAGAAGAATCGGCTGTGAAACGATTAGATGAACTGTTTGCTAAAAAACAGCCAAAAGAAACAGTGCAGGAGAGTGCTTCTTCTGTTCCGAGTAACAAAAATAAGGATTATGAAGAGGATGAATATATTAGCGTGAATAAAGATAAATCTTCAAACAAAAACCAACAAACAAAAAAAAATAATCAGCCAACTAAAAACAAACGTAACAACACTAAGCCAGCGGCTCAAAAACCGCCTGTAGCTCCGAAGAAAAAAGAGCTTCCAGAAAAAATTACGTTTGCAGGTAGCTTAACGGTTACTGAACTAGGGAAAAAATTAGGCAAAGAGCCTTCTGAAATTATTAAAAAATTATTCCTTTTAGGCGTTATGGCAACAATCAACCAAGAGCTTGATAAAGATGCAATCGAGCTAATCGCAGGTGAATACGGCGTAGAGGTTGAAGAAGAAGTCATCATCGACGAAACAGAATTTGAAACGCTTGACGTAGAAGATGACGCAGCGGATTTAGTAGAACGTCCAGCAGTCGTTACAATCATGGGACATGTTGACCATGGTAAAACAACGCTTCTTGACTCAATCCGTAACTCAAAAGTTACAGCAGGCGAAGCTGGTGGGATTACACAGCATATCGGTGCTTATCAAATTGAAGCAAACAACAAGAAAATTACGTTCTTAGATACACCAGGACATGCTGCTTTTACAACAATGCGTGCACGTGGAGCACAAGTAACGGACATTACCATTCTAGTTGTTGCAGCAGATGATGGCGTTATGCCACAAACGATTGAAGCAATCAACCATGCGAAAGCGGCAGAAGTTCCAATCATCGTTGCCGTGAATAAAATGGATAAAGAAGCAGCAAATCCAGATCGCGTGATGCAAGAACTAACAGAATACGGTCTTGTATCTGAAGACTGGGGCGGAGACACAATTTTCTGTTACCTATCTGCATTATCTGGAGATGGAATTGACAACCTATTAGAGATGATTCTACTTGTAAGTGAAGTAGAGGAATATAAAGCAAATCCTTCTCGTCGTGCACTTGGAACAGTTATTGAAGCTGAGCTTGACAAAGGCCGCGGTTCTGTAGCAACTCTACTTGTACAAAACGGAACGCTTCGCGTAGGTGATCCAATCGTAGTAGGAAACACATTTGGTCGCGTTCGTGCAATGGTCAATGACCTGGGCCGTCGTGTAAAAGAAGCATTACCGTCAACACCTGTTGAAATTACAGGGCTAAACGAAGTACCATTAGCGGGTGACCGTTTCATGGTATTTGAAGACGAGAAAAAAGCTCGCCAAGTTGGGGAAGCTCGTGCTCAGAAGCAGCTTGAAGCACAGCGTGGAGAGAAAAGCCGCGTAAGCTTAGAAGACTTATTTGAGCAAATCAAACAAGGTGAAGTAAAAGATATCAACATTATCGTAAAAGCAGACGTACAAGGTTCTGTAGAGGCAATGGCTGCTTCACTTCAAAAAATTGAAGTAGAAGGCGTGAAGGTTAAAATTATTCACACAGGCGTTGGAGCAATCACAGAATCAGATATTATCTTAGCATCTGCTTCTAACGCAATCGTAATTGGGTTTAACGTCCGTCCAGACGTGAACGCAAAACGCGTAGCAGAAGCTGAAAATGTTGATGTACGCTTGCACCGCATTATCTACAAAGCGATCGAAGAAATTGAAGCAGCGATGAAAGGGATGCTAGATCCTGAGTACGAAGAAAAAATCATCGGTCAAATGGAAGTTCGTCAAACGTTCAAAGTATCAAAAGTTGGAACGATTGCCGGAAGCTATGTAACAGATGGTAAAGTAACTCGTGACAGTGGCATTCGTCTTATCCGTGACGGCATCGTTATTTTCGAAGGTGAAATCGATGCGCTTAAACGCTTCAAAGATGATGTGAAAGAAGTAGCACAAGGGTACGAGTGTGGCGTAACGATTAAAAACTTTAACGATGTAAAAGAAGGCGACGTAATCGAAGCATACGTGATGGAAGAAATCACTCGTCAATGA
- a CDS encoding YlxQ family RNA-binding protein yields the protein MKQEKWYSFLGLANRARKVISGEELVIKEVRKQSAKLVILSQDASENTTKKVQDKCAYYKVPIKYVSDRHRLGEAIGKEARVVIAIVDDGFAKKMSTMLD from the coding sequence ATGAAACAAGAAAAATGGTATTCCTTTTTAGGCTTAGCAAATCGAGCACGTAAAGTCATTTCTGGGGAAGAGCTCGTGATTAAGGAAGTGCGTAAGCAAAGCGCCAAACTAGTCATTCTTTCTCAAGATGCATCGGAAAACACCACGAAAAAGGTTCAAGACAAATGCGCTTATTACAAAGTGCCCATCAAATACGTATCGGATCGACATCGCTTAGGGGAAGCAATCGGAAAAGAAGCTCGGGTTGTGATTGCGATCGTTGACGACGGATTTGCGAAAAAGATGTCTACCATGCTCGATTAA
- the rnpM gene encoding RNase P modulator RnpM, which produces MNNQRKVPMRKCIATQEMKPKKELVRVVRSKEGEVSIDLTGKKSGRGAYLNRTKEAILLAKKKNILASHLEVAVDDHIYDELLALVEGETKAN; this is translated from the coding sequence GTGAACAATCAAAGAAAAGTACCGATGCGTAAATGTATCGCGACACAAGAAATGAAACCGAAAAAAGAGCTAGTGCGCGTAGTTCGCTCCAAAGAAGGAGAGGTTTCGATTGATTTAACTGGTAAAAAGTCTGGAAGAGGAGCCTATTTAAATAGAACAAAAGAGGCCATTCTTCTAGCCAAAAAGAAAAACATTTTAGCAAGTCATTTAGAGGTGGCGGTAGACGATCACATCTATGATGAGCTACTTGCACTAGTCGAAGGGGAGACAAAAGCCAATTGA
- the nusA gene encoding transcription termination factor NusA, which produces MSSELLDALTLLEKEKGIGKDVIIEAIEAALISAYKRNFNQAQNVRVDMNLGKGTMRVFARKDVVDEVYDPRLEISVEEAQKVNPNYQIEDVIEIEVTPKDFGRIAAQTAKQVVTQRVREAERGIIYSEFIDREEDIMTGIVQRQDAKFIYVSLGKIEALLPQSEQMPNEQYKPHDRIKVYITKVEKTTKGPQIYVSRTHPGLLKRLFEKEVPEIFDGTVEVKSVAREAGDRSKISVHSEFPEVDPVGSCVGPKGQRVQAVVNELKGEKIDIVRWSKDPVEFVANALSPSKVVEVMVNEEAKATTVIVPDYQLSLAIGKRGQNARLAAKLTGWKIDIKSQSEAEQEGIYTGEKESLIDRDAFDFDEADSE; this is translated from the coding sequence ATGAGCAGCGAACTTTTAGATGCTTTGACTCTGTTAGAAAAAGAAAAAGGCATTGGAAAAGATGTAATAATTGAGGCAATTGAAGCTGCCCTTATTTCAGCATATAAACGCAACTTTAACCAAGCACAAAACGTGCGCGTGGATATGAATCTAGGAAAAGGTACAATGCGCGTTTTTGCTCGTAAAGATGTAGTTGACGAAGTATACGATCCTCGTTTAGAAATTTCGGTAGAAGAGGCACAAAAAGTGAACCCGAACTACCAAATCGAAGACGTGATTGAAATTGAAGTAACACCAAAAGACTTCGGTCGTATTGCGGCACAAACAGCGAAGCAAGTGGTAACACAACGCGTGCGTGAAGCTGAGCGTGGTATCATTTACTCTGAATTTATTGACCGTGAAGAAGACATCATGACAGGGATCGTTCAGCGTCAAGATGCAAAATTCATCTACGTGAGCTTAGGTAAAATTGAAGCATTGCTTCCACAAAGTGAGCAAATGCCAAATGAACAATACAAGCCACATGATCGCATTAAGGTGTATATTACAAAAGTAGAAAAGACAACAAAAGGCCCTCAAATTTACGTATCACGTACACATCCAGGTCTGTTAAAGCGTCTTTTTGAAAAAGAAGTTCCAGAAATCTTTGATGGAACAGTTGAAGTGAAATCTGTCGCTCGTGAAGCGGGAGATCGTTCTAAAATCTCGGTTCATTCTGAATTCCCTGAAGTGGATCCAGTTGGTTCATGTGTAGGACCAAAAGGTCAGCGCGTTCAAGCAGTTGTGAATGAATTAAAAGGTGAAAAAATTGATATCGTTCGCTGGTCAAAAGATCCAGTTGAGTTTGTTGCCAATGCGCTAAGCCCTTCAAAAGTAGTAGAAGTAATGGTGAACGAGGAAGCAAAAGCAACAACTGTAATCGTACCAGACTATCAATTATCACTTGCGATTGGTAAACGTGGTCAAAACGCACGTTTAGCAGCTAAATTAACAGGTTGGAAAATCGATATTAAAAGTCAATCAGAAGCAGAGCAAGAAGGCATCTATACAGGCGAAAAAGAGTCATTAATCGACCGTGATGCTTTTGACTTTGATGAAGCTGATAGCGAATAA
- the rimP gene encoding ribosome maturation factor RimP produces MARKVTEIVEELVTPIVTELEIELVDIEYVKEGKDWFLRVFIDTENGIDIEQCGIVSERLSEIMDEIDPIPHNYFLEVSSPGAERPLKKPEDVEKAIGKNVYIKTYEQIEGAKEFEGELVAFDGQTITITVKIKTRKKDIEIPYEKVALARLAVVF; encoded by the coding sequence ATGGCTAGAAAAGTAACAGAAATCGTCGAAGAACTAGTGACGCCTATTGTAACAGAGTTGGAAATTGAACTAGTTGATATTGAATATGTGAAGGAAGGAAAGGATTGGTTCCTGCGCGTATTCATCGACACAGAGAATGGCATTGACATTGAACAATGCGGAATTGTGAGCGAGCGTTTAAGCGAAATAATGGACGAAATTGATCCGATTCCTCACAATTACTTCTTAGAGGTGTCTTCACCAGGTGCGGAACGTCCACTGAAAAAGCCAGAGGATGTTGAAAAAGCAATTGGGAAAAATGTATATATTAAAACGTATGAGCAAATCGAAGGCGCAAAAGAGTTTGAAGGTGAGCTCGTAGCTTTTGATGGACAAACTATTACAATTACAGTGAAAATTAAAACAAGAAAAAAGGATATCGAGATTCCATACGAAAAAGTAGCGCTAGCAAGATTAGCGGTCGTTTTTTAA